A window from Balaenoptera musculus isolate JJ_BM4_2016_0621 chromosome 8, mBalMus1.pri.v3, whole genome shotgun sequence encodes these proteins:
- the LOC118899388 gene encoding protein FAM72A, with amino-acid sequence MSTSSCSFNDRRVSILCCKFCKQVLSSRGMKAVLLADTEIDLFSTDIPPTNAVDFIGRCYFTEICKCKLKDIACLKCGNIVGYHVIVPCCSCLLSCNNGHFWMFHSQAVYGINRLDSTGVNFLLWGNLPEVEESTDEDMSDISAEECIR; translated from the coding sequence ATGTCTACGAGCAGCTGTAGTTTCAATGACCGGCGCGTGTCCATCCTGTGTTGCAAATTCTGTAAACAAGTGCTCAGCTCTAGGGGAATGAAGGCTGTTTTGCTGGCTGACACTGAAATAGACCTTTTCTCTACAGACATCCCTCCTACCAATGCAGTGGACTTCATTGGAAGATGCTATTTCACTGAAATTTGCAAATGTAAACTGAAGGACATCGCATGTCTAAAATGTGGGAACATTGTAGGTTATCATGTGATTGTTCCATGTTGTTCCTGCCTTCTTTCCTGCAACAATGGACACTTTTGGATGTTTCACAGCCAGGCCGTTTATGGTATTAACAGACTAGACTCTACTGGTGTAAACTTCCTACTTTGGGGCAACTTGCCAGAGGTAGAAGAGAGTACAGATGAAGACATGTCAGATATCTCCGCAGAGGAGTGTATTAGATGA
- the LOC118898777 gene encoding transmembrane 4 L6 family member 1-like codes for MCSEMGSRYTGLLLLALAIAAIIANLLLYFPSGQVLEPAKITDLVWFFHGFLGAGLLVMVPALMLLRGGGEDCCGHRCGMLFPVLLAIQGTVGAVYCVVISSLGLLSGPLCDTGSGNYTYPFRNYSLENSYLLNQPTWATCQEPEYIVLWNVVLFSILLGIGVVEAVLCLSQVVSGLCDIFCGTCVRKGQVTITGL; via the exons ATGTGTTCTGAGATGGGCTCCAGGTACACGGGCCTGCTGCTCTTGGCCTTGGCCATCGCCGCCATCATCGCCAACCTCCTGCTGTACTTTCCCAGCGGACAGGTGCTGGAGCCTGCCAAGATCACAGACTTGGTCTGGTTTTTCCATGGCTTTCTTGGAGCTGGACTCTTG GTTATGGTGCCAGCACTGATGCTGTtgaggggaggtggagaggacTGCTGTGGTCACAGATGTGGG ATGCTGTTCCCTGTGCTCCTGGCCATACAGGGCACTGTGGGCGCCGTGTATTGTGTGGTCATTTCTTCACTGGGTTTGCTCAGTGGCCCCCTCTGTGACACAGGCAGTGGAAACTACACCTACCCGTTCAGGAATTACTCCCTGGA GAACAGCTACTTACTCAACCAGCCCACCTGGGCTACCTGCCAAGAGCCTGAGTACATCGTCCTCTGGAACGTGGTCTTGTTCTCCATCCTGCTGGGGATCGGCGTGGTAGAAGCTGTCCTTTGCCTCAGCCAAGTCGTCAGTGGACTCTGTGATATCTTCTGTGGTACATGCGTCCGAAAAGGACAG gtGACCATAACTGGCTTATGA